From the genome of Agromyces intestinalis:
TCGGCGATCCAGCCGAGTGCCGAGGTGTTGACGGGTTCGGGGTGCAGCGCCTGGCTCACCTGCGGCAGCTGCTGGGGGTCGCCGAGCAGCAGCAGGTTCTGCGTCGACACGGCGACCGCGATCGTGGAGGCGAGCGAGAACTGCCCGGCCTCGTCGATGACGAGCAGGTCGAGCGCGCCGCGCCCCACCCGGCGGGTGTTGCAGAAGTCCCAAGCGGTGCCGCCGATGACGAACCCCTCGGGGTGATCGCCGATGAAGTCGGCGAGCTTGTCTTTCTGCGTGAAGGCGGTGAACGGCGCGCGTTCGACCTCGTCGCCGCTGCGCACCGCCTTGCCGACGAGCGCGGGGTCGAGGCCGGCGTCGACCACGGCGCAGAGCACGTTCTCGACCACGGCGTGCGACTGGGCGACGACGCCCACCCGGTACCCGTGGTCGGCGACGAGCTTGGCGATCGCGTGCGACGCGAGGTAGGTCTTGCCGGTGCCGGGAGGGCCTTGCACGGCGAGGTACGACCGGTCGAGGCGGCGCACCGATTGGACCACCTCGGCGACCACGTCGCCGCCCTCGACGTGCGGGACGAGCCCGCCGCGGGCGCGCGGCGGAAGCCGCCGCAGGATGTCGATCGCCGGCCCATGCGGCAGGGCGGGCGCGACCTTCGGCGAGCCGCCGAGGCCCGCCACGATCGGCGATGCCCACTCGGCGATCGCCTCGCGCAGCTTGTCGGCGCGCGGCGGCCGGCCGGGCGTGACGGCGAACGGCAGCGGATGCCACGGGTCGGCGCCGGCGACCGACGACTCCTCGACGACGATGCCGAGTTCGGTGGCCTCGACCACGGTGGCGTCGGTCCACGCGCGCTGGCCCGGCCGGAACGTGTTCGACGGCATGGGTGCGGGCCACTCGTAGAGCAGGAAGACCTCGGTGCCCGGCGTGAACCGCGACCCGGGTGCCACCCGCCCCTCGAGACGCAGCACCCGGCGCGCCTTGCGCCAGTTCGGTTCTTCGTGCCACTGCTGGCCCACCGCCGAGCGCAGGGGGTCGACGACGAGCACGTCGCGCTGGTCTTCCCACGTCTCGACGGGCTGGTCGGTGCGCAGGAAGTGCGCCCACCAGAAGCTCTTGTCTTCGCGCTGGTGGTAGTCGATCGCCGCCGAGGCGAGTGCGATCGCGGTGTGATCGGCGTCGCGTTCGCGGCCGGGCTCGCGCGGGCCGGCCGCCTCGCGCAGCGCCGCGGCGAGCGGGCTCGGGTCATAGACCTTGGCGCCGCCGAGCTCGGCGAGGTAGCGGGGCGGAACGGGCTCGACGCCCTCGCGACGGGCGAGCGCGAGCAGCCAGTCTCGCAGCCGCCTGGTCGACACGCAGTCGTACCGGTTGTACTCGGCGAGGTCGTCGAGAATGGCCTGCGCTTGGTCGGTCGCGCCCGGCCGCCCCGACTCGGCGAGCTCGCGCGAGCGCACGTACTCGGTGATCGAGTCGCCGCCCGACTTCACGTCGGCCTCGCGCAGCTCGGCGCCCATGTAGAGCGGCTCGAGCTTCTTGATCGAGTACGACCGGCTGCCGACCCGCACCGCGCGTTTGACGATGGGGTAGAGGTCGACGAGCACGCCGTCGGCGAGCAGCTGGTCGACGTCGGCCTCGCCGACGCCGTGGCGCGCGGCGATGGAGGTGAGGTGCGTGCGCTCGTACGACGCGTAGTGGTAGATGTGCAGGTCGGGGTGCTGCGCCCGGCGCAGCTTGACGAACTCGAGGAACCGCACGAGCGCCTCGCGCTCTTCGGCGAACGAGTGCGCCCAGAACGCGGTGTACGCGTCGTGCACGTCGACCATGCCCCACAGGTAGTCGAGGTTCCACCGGGTGCCGTCGCCCTCGGTGTAGAGCGGATCGCCCTCGAAGTCGAAGAACAGGTCGCCGGGGTTCGGCTCGGGGATCGCCGCGAGCGCACCGGCCTCGCGCACCGCGACGGGCGGCGGAAGCGGCGGATCGTCGGGGCCGCGCAGCCCGGATGCCTCGGCGTCGCGTTCGGCCGCCTCGGCCGCGAGTTGCAGACGC
Proteins encoded in this window:
- a CDS encoding TM0106 family RecB-like putative nuclease — encoded protein: MYVEDGRVVTSASDLKKASDCEFAFLRELDVKLGRDTLFEAPDDEMLRRAGQLGTEHELRVLERYRDEFGDAVVEIEQPSVRDLPAVEAAVAATIDALEGGAPVVYQAMFRDDGFVGFADFLVRRPDGRYRVQDSKLARHARVTALLQLAAYADQLDRLGIPRDDTVELLLGDGTSSVHLLDDIRPVYRERVARLHAIVAERLADPDPVRWGDPRYAHDGRCPTCELEVQASRDVLMVGGLRVTQRDPLAAVGIRTIDALAASTGPVPHLMDATLDGLREQARLQLAAEAAERDAEASGLRGPDDPPLPPPVAVREAGALAAIPEPNPGDLFFDFEGDPLYTEGDGTRWNLDYLWGMVDVHDAYTAFWAHSFAEEREALVRFLEFVKLRRAQHPDLHIYHYASYERTHLTSIAARHGVGEADVDQLLADGVLVDLYPIVKRAVRVGSRSYSIKKLEPLYMGAELREADVKSGGDSITEYVRSRELAESGRPGATDQAQAILDDLAEYNRYDCVSTRRLRDWLLALARREGVEPVPPRYLAELGGAKVYDPSPLAAALREAAGPREPGRERDADHTAIALASAAIDYHQREDKSFWWAHFLRTDQPVETWEDQRDVLVVDPLRSAVGQQWHEEPNWRKARRVLRLEGRVAPGSRFTPGTEVFLLYEWPAPMPSNTFRPGQRAWTDATVVEATELGIVVEESSVAGADPWHPLPFAVTPGRPPRADKLREAIAEWASPIVAGLGGSPKVAPALPHGPAIDILRRLPPRARGGLVPHVEGGDVVAEVVQSVRRLDRSYLAVQGPPGTGKTYLASHAIAKLVADHGYRVGVVAQSHAVVENVLCAVVDAGLDPALVGKAVRSGDEVERAPFTAFTQKDKLADFIGDHPEGFVIGGTAWDFCNTRRVGRGALDLLVIDEAGQFSLASTIAVAVSTQNLLLLGDPQQLPQVSQALHPEPVNTSALGWIADGHDVLPAEYGYFLAESRRMHPEIAAPVSRLSYEGELRSHPVASARRLAGVAPGLTPLPIEHVGNATYSPEEAQVIVELVASLIGRDWSEASETPDGIVTEAGRPLEQTDLIVVTPYNAQLAVVRTALDLAGYTGVPVGTVDKFQGQEAVVAIISLAASSAADVPRGLEFLLLKNRLNVAVSRAKWAAYLVYSPGLLEGLPRYADGVAQLSAFMRLVGAERGAPARV